The Geobacter sp. AOG2 genome includes a window with the following:
- a CDS encoding RHS repeat-associated core domain-containing protein: protein MKRMFFHLFVSITFFTVSVAVAVAATTLNYEYDANGNLVRGEGKYYEYNDANQLVRVRHNDASGAVLAEYVYDYNGQRIKKVQNGVTTYYIGKHYETQITDESQTNTSYYFANGERVAKKDTTGKLSYYHSDHLGGTNAVTDASGGLVERTKYYPFGEIREGGSEKYSYTGKEKDKPTDWYYYETRYYNPQIKHFTQADTVAPNIYLPQELNRYSYVNNNPLKLIDPSGNKGIISWFLGIWNTLFTNSTNNALQTYQHPETQSSIKNLTSSNLLLPPPSIPTHYIHEDIQDGAVYGDGQCVTFAKGITNISDSYSQLGYSEYDNGGTTKTMDYWLKQRDAYLSDHHSINNVDEGDVLVMDRSKNGKADHVAVVIKVSNNEFIIRESNINIKTINNKKIGKVSTETIEKIDDRIKGYYKAKLK, encoded by the coding sequence ATGAAACGCATGTTCTTTCATTTGTTTGTGTCGATAACATTTTTCACGGTGTCTGTCGCGGTAGCCGTGGCCGCTACGACATTGAACTATGAGTACGACGCCAACGGGAATTTGGTTCGCGGCGAGGGAAAGTATTATGAATACAACGACGCCAATCAACTCGTACGGGTCCGGCATAACGATGCGAGCGGGGCTGTGCTGGCAGAGTACGTTTATGACTATAACGGCCAACGGATCAAGAAAGTGCAAAATGGCGTCACGACCTACTACATCGGCAAACACTACGAAACTCAGATTACCGATGAGAGCCAGACGAACACCAGCTATTATTTCGCCAACGGCGAGCGGGTGGCAAAGAAAGACACGACGGGAAAGCTTTCATATTACCATTCCGATCACTTGGGCGGCACGAATGCCGTAACCGACGCCTCTGGAGGGCTTGTAGAGCGGACAAAGTACTATCCCTTTGGTGAGATACGAGAAGGTGGGAGTGAAAAATATTCTTACACCGGCAAGGAGAAGGATAAGCCGACAGATTGGTATTACTATGAGACTAGGTATTACAATCCGCAAATAAAACATTTTACTCAGGCCGATACGGTAGCACCTAACATTTATCTCCCACAGGAACTTAACCGTTATTCTTATGTAAACAACAATCCACTTAAGTTAATTGATCCATCAGGAAATAAGGGCATTATTTCTTGGTTTCTAGGCATCTGGAACACCTTATTCACTAATTCGACAAACAATGCGCTACAGACCTACCAACACCCAGAAACCCAGTCTTCAATTAAAAATTTAACTTCTAGCAATTTGTTACTGCCACCGCCATCTATACCAACGCACTATATCCATGAGGATATTCAGGACGGGGCTGTTTATGGCGATGGCCAGTGTGTAACATTTGCAAAAGGGATTACTAATATATCTGATAGTTACAGCCAACTAGGATATTCAGAATATGACAACGGCGGTACAACTAAAACTATGGATTATTGGTTGAAACAAAGGGATGCTTATCTATCTGATCATCATAGTATAAACAATGTTGATGAAGGTGATGTACTTGTTATGGACCGGTCTAAAAATGGCAAAGCAGATCATGTAGCTGTTGTAATAAAAGTATCAAATAATGAATTTATTATAAGAGAAAGTAATATAAATATAAAAACAATTAACAATAAAAAAATTGGTAAGGTTAGTACTGAAACAATAGAAAAAATAGATGATAGAATTAAAGGTTACTATAAAGCAAAACTGAAGTAA